aatcaattaaaatttttctctCTTCAAACTAGTGATAAATTCCGTTGTTCCATTAACGTATAATGCAATATACTGTAAACTTCTTCccttatttatttaaatcataAATTAAACTGCattcaaattttgataattgtaaGTAGGGATTTTAAAACGAACTTCTTTGATatgttattattaatgtttatttattaaaaccaAGAACAAGATTTTTTCATCCTTCAAATGTGTTCACACAGCATAGCATTTTTATTCAATCTCACCTAACGCTTATCGTATACATTCAATCATACCATTTGcagtattttgtatattaagTTTATAGTACACGGACGCTTGACTAACTGAAAGCACGTGATACTTTGTTTGACAGTTTCTAatgtatttaacaaatataaaaaaatatcgaaagttaaattttaatttttatacattaggcgcgatttttcattttctatcatctttatattttgaataaaattattttcaagcataatgtaatttaattatcaTGAATTCAAAATGCTATAAAATAGAGGAAATCGATTTTTATATTCGtgcataaattataaacatGTAAAACTAGTTACAATGATATCGATAAAATGTATAGCATACCTTAGATGATACAGTTATTTCTAGATAAACATTATTTGACTTAAtgatatatttacaattaatttatgtgaaaataaaataatatattcctTTGATGTTTGACTGATCTTTTGTAACATTCTacctttaaattaaatttatctaaCTTCCCTTCTTATCTGACTTCAATATGCAATTTTTCAGTAGCAAGCCTTTCTATATTAGAATGAATAGTGTTTACTTCCCTTTTTGATAATGTACGTTCCATATGTctatatattattgtataacaGTGTGATGTTCTTTTAGTTTTTGGATGGACAAATTCATctttcaatataacttgttcTATCCTATCACCACCAATATTCCTTACCAAGTCATAAAAATCTTTTGATGAATAAGTTTGGTCTTGAGGCAACCAAAAGCTTATATCATTTTTGCATTGAGGATAAATGCTCACTGGCTATAAAGGATAAATTTTATCactattttaaaattctgttttaatgttaattttcaTACCTGGTATTTTATTGTTGCATTAGGATCTTCAACTTTAAACTGGTTCAAAAAACCACTGTCTGTACTCCAAAATAATCTAATATCAGGGATATCATATAACCGCTGTGCTATTCTTTCTAAACCTAATCCAAATGCCCATCCAATGCGTTCTGTTActcctatattttttaaaatttcctgaCGCATAATACCACATCCTAATATTTCAAGCCACTGATCTTTGTAATAAACTTCTAGTTCCCATGATGGATGAGTGAAAGGAAAATATTGTTCAACCCATCTGCACGTTGCATCTAAAGTGAAAAATGTTCATTTTACATCACTTTAAAAttctaattaataaaatgttcttTTTGTAAAAGTACCTGGTCCAAAAATTGCTTGTGCTAAACCTGTTAAGGTAGTTTTCAGCTCATGTTCCATTATCTTTACTGATTCTAAAGTATGACAACCTTGTTTCTCATGAGTTTCTATTCCTCtatgttcaaataattttaatccgTCAGGACTACTCACATTCTGAAACACTTCATCTACTGTGCATAATCTGACAGCATCTGCTTGATGAAAAATTGGGTAATGTGTGGAATCTATTTCATCTCTACGATAAACATCTCCTATTACAATAAAGTTATTCAATCCCATTGAAATTAATTCTGTTTGATGAGCAGTTGTATGTGCTCTTAACAAGGTATCTTGGTTTATGTAATAACAGTCTGTTTTGCTCCTGCTTGGGTGATCTTTTGGTACAAGAAGAGAATCAAAATTTTGAGCTACTGTAACTATAGGAGAAATATTGTCATAGACACTAAACACTGGATTTCCAATGCGGTTATGAAATTGCATGTAAAAATAGTTAATTATCCGTTGACGAATATGAGACAAAGGATGGTATGGAGTAATGTGTaaattttttcctaattttgctACAATACTTGGTGTAATATTCGTCCATTTATCAATTGGATATTTTTGATTAAGTATAGTTATGTCATTACTTGCTTCAACTTGAGTAGCTACAGAAAATGTTCTACTAAAAATTATCCTTGCGCTACATCGTCCAATATTAGTATACATTTTGAAGCTACAGAAGTGAACTATCACTATTATTCATAAAAACTTCGAATTATTTTTACAACGCGATGCAGTATTTATACATCATGTTACTCAATCGTCATAGCACGTGTATATACGGCCGCGGTTTAAATCCACTTTAAGGATCATTTACAATATCGATAGCCCATTAAAGATATTGCAAAAATTCTTTTTCTGTGAAATTATTTCGCACTATACCGTAACAAtcaagaaaatgaaaaagtacATTGTCAAATATGGTATAAAAATCGTCATATAAAACTCAAACTGTAAAAGGTGTCAGTATAAAATACGTAACAATATTAGCATACGATATGATATCTACTCACATATTTGGTCTATgatgtttcaaaatataatgGTACAATGCGAATGATACACGATGGCTACTAAGCGAAGCTGTGTACTGCGTCTTTATCGAGATTTAATTCGAGAAAGCAAAAAATGGAATTCTTACAATTACCGGTAAGCATAAATTTATTAGAGGTTGTTTCAAAAGTTAAAATCTAATGTTTCATTCAATTATTATGAGTTTCCTTAAACCCATGTTATCGAAGTTAACCAActcgtatttaatttttaatatttaaataaagtattATGTACGTATCATTTGATATTgatgtataaaatgtaaatctttatattttgtAGGATGTACGCTTTGCGCAAAATTCGACATGAATTCCATGAAAACAAGACTTTGAAGGATAAGGACATGATTGATGAGTGTTACAACAAGGGACATGAAGcacttgaaattattaaaagacaAGCACTTATTGGAAACCTCTATTGTACTAGACCATTAGTTATTGAAACAATGAAGGATCAAGATTTATCACCCTGtagtgaaaaataaatttaaaaactttatgTAAAAAAGGCATTAATATTGAGTGTAAGACAAGAAACTGTTATTTATTACAACTTAATTTTTAATGGAAATAATTATGATCagtacaaattaaataaatgtgtatattgtattaaaaacatttaacatttaaatgtctagcaaatttatttctattatttttgtttaataaagaTGTTAACTATGTACAAAGGGTTTTATTGATGctatatagaaaaatatatatatgtaataattgaagtaataaattattttagtacAAATCATaagtaacatatatgtatatttttatattatagtaaatgattatatatataattaaaattgaagaacagaacggcaattaatacatttataatgATTTTTTCGAAGCAATTCGATAAATTATAATCAACAAAAGATAAATCTTCAAAAGTTGAATTTGGTAAACCTGAGCAATCAGCTGTTTCGATTAGTTTTCAGTGACAGATGGTGCATGGCAGGAGGGAGTGTTACAAGTAGATAACTGTGATGAGTTATGATCCATTAAGAAACGTCTAATAAGAAGACTGAAATTCTGTTCAAAATGGCTATGCGAAATTTGACGGAACCTTTTATTTTAATGCGAAATAATGCTTTACAAAGCAAACATATATATGCCGAACAAGTATGACGTGCATAACCTATAActaataaatagtaaattactTTTTTTACAAGAAGTTTAATGTTAAATGAATATAACGTATAATTTCAGAACCTCTCTGATCGAATGGCACTAGTAGGTTCAGATTCTGGTACTTCTGATAATGTTGAacttaaaaatgttaatttggAAACTAATGCACCACCTGTTTGGACGGATGCCTTGGAAGAGacacaatatattttaagtaGATTACGCATAAAAATAGAAAGCTTGGTAGAGTTACAATCTAAACAACTAACTAGACCAACACTAGATGATACGTCACAGGTTTGTAGCAAGCTTTAACataatatttgttacattaatgagtaataaattatttatatatatgatGCCAGTTGGGCAATTCTTCTGATTTATTTTGATTACTTAATTGTTAGAGAGCAAATCGTTAAAAAACATGTCTACAGGAGGAAAGACAAATGGAACAGTTGACACGGGAGATAGGACGTGCATTTTCTAATGGTTATCATCAAGTCCAAACTATAAAAACAGAAGCAAGGCATGCTTCTAATCCCACGGAGCGTCGGCTAGCAATAAGCGCGGTGATGGCTCTTTCGACTGCATTGCAAGAGTTGGGACTTAGATACAGATCAGCTCAGAATTACTACTTGACACGTAGGATATATACAGTTCTTGTACAAATAAGTCTGCTGAACAAAACTTTAAGATCATTCTTACAATTTTAGAGGTAAAATCAAGGGAAGAGAGGAGCAATCAATTTTTTACAGAAGATCAatcaatatttttgaacaatGCTTCAACAGATACATGGTTAATGGAGTCAAATGAAATAAGCACAGATTCATGGCATGAAAATGAACAAAGACAAAATTCTGTACTTCTACAGTTAGAAGATTCAGAAGATAGAACGAAATTAGCCTTGGAAAGAGAAGAACAAATTGGCAACATAGTTCAGAGCATAGCAGACCTCAGACATATATTCAAAGTAAGGGATTTACacgatttatataattttttataaggtAACTTACGTTTAAAATGcgacttgaaaatataaaaaatattctttgaaCAGGATTTAGCGACTATGGTGCAGGATCAAGGCACTATTTTGGATAGAATTGATTACAATATTGAACAGACACAAATACAAGTACAGGAAGgctataaacaattaaaaaaggCAGATTCTTATCAAAGagctaataaaaaattatattgtatagTCATACTTGCGGGAGCTATTATTCTAGTTAGTTTCTTTTTCGTCATATTCAAAACATGAAGCACAGCTCGCGTACGAATTTCATGAATATACCTTGATGTACAATTAATTGTGATTAATTAACTTttcttaaaacaaaaatatttattgtatatatgTTTTAAGCAAGAATCATATTTTTTAGCATAATTAGTAATTTGTAAAAGTTTGAAGATGCAAGATGAAAAATTAAACGTTCAATTTGAACGCTAGTTTTTATAGGTATCCTGGATAAAGAACGTTACTTTTCATATACAGTTAAAAAGAAATACGTTAACTTTTATCGCTGAACAATTCAAACCGTTTTCTCGTTTTTTTATCGAAATCATTCCAATATCTAATTGCGGTACTGTTTCTTTCGCGCAGACTACATACGACTTCAACGGTAGCAAATATTCGTAACAGATGCATTGaaatgtattttacatttagATCAAGTATAACATATATTTATCTCGAAAACCTATCTTTTCGAAtaagttgggatttgagggtgaAAAGAAGTGGAACgtgttcaaataaaatatattatgcgAATATATCGCTATTGATCGATGTATTACCTTTCAAATGTTTCTCTGCCATCGAAACACCGATAACTTAAGTGGTAATATAAAAGGTGGTTAAAGTAAAATTGAATACTTTCAGATATGGTTTTCCAATACTCTTTCTTTAATAAACGAAGAATGTTTTATCAAATGCATgttataaatgttataattttatatagcattaatgtaaatattttagacAAACATTTTAAAAACTTCTTGACAATTATcaagataaataatattttactttacaaTGTCTTAATTTCATGTTCCATGCTTAAAAGTACAAGATAACTCTTTCTCAAACATTGCACCTTTTATCACAGACTGAGCGATACATCTAATTCTATGTATATGTAATTTAATCGCAACCGCCTAACGTGTGTATATAGATTGACTTTAAGAAAGCGTATCGGAACTAAAGAATTAAACAACGTCCCTGTCTGCCTACTTGTATATATGTTACACAcgtgtaaatatatatatatatatatgtaaatatatttatatatatatatattatacgtaCAAGCGTGTACGCGGTATTCTGTGTACGTTGTAAATATCTATCGAGCGTCATAAAAATCCTACGttacaaattgtacaaattgtttgttaataaaaagactatagaagaaaattgaagagtttatagaatttataaagAACTTTTACGTAAAGAACAATTCGATGTCTGTAAGGTATAAAATGCAACAGGATACCGTAACAACGTTTATTCTAATAAATGGAATGCGATAAATGCTGATATTAAAACCCAACGAATTTTATTGTACCGTACCGTTCGTTCATCATTATATTTATCCTTTTCGTTTAATAACACCGGCATTAGACATCATACTTACGACATTACGAAAttgtttatacaaatttatacgtGTTCGTATACATAGATCTACGAACGAGAAATCACACGCACGATATCCGGTGAAATCGTGCAATTAAAATTTCGTTAGgctttagaaaaataaatagtatttgaaaaaaaatttgattttgaaatgGTTACCGGTTGTTTCTCGATATAAAAAGAGCAAAGTACATCTGGCTCACGTGTGCGAGGAAACAATCTGTATCGATCGATAAGTATACAAAACTATTTCCGGTAAATTGAACTAACGTGCACACGATTTCCATTAAGGACTGGATACGATCGACTATCAACACcgttattaagtataataataatacaaactaACAAAGAAGAGAGTCAGAAGGCATTGTCCGTAAACTGATCTCACAAATAAGACGTGCTTAAGATGTGAGTTAAAATTCCAAACGCTCCACCCAGTATGTAACGTACAAAGTTGTCACCGACCAGAGGCCCTAAAGCGTAAAGACCGTTCCTTGGCGCCTTTATCACTTCATACGTAAAGTCGTCGACTTCGATCGGATTCGATTTACTGTCTATAGGTCTATCAGGAAACTTTCCAAGTCCGATCGCGCAGTTTTCGAAGTAGGACAGGTCAGGTTTGTATCCtgcgaataaaattttctttgtAAAATAGATTCACGTGCTACCATTCAAAAATGTTGAAGTACTTGTTGAGTCATTCGACAGGTGCGTTAAATACGACGAACGACCTCAGGTTTAGCAGTGTAAAAATACCCACCGATGAGTATAGCCACGATAGAGACGCGGAACGCGTACAATCGTCCATCGGGAGCCGAAAGGGTGACTGTCCGATCATCGGTTTCCATTACGTCGATGACGTCGTCGTTTCCACGCGAGGCAAATTTGACTAGCGAGTATCCTGGTAGCGCTTTGTACAGAGGATAATTGGTACCCCCGTCAGCCATCATCTCGTAAACCTTATGATACTC
This Megachile rotundata isolate GNS110a chromosome 7, iyMegRotu1, whole genome shotgun sequence DNA region includes the following protein-coding sequences:
- the bcn92 gene encoding LYR motif-containing protein bcn92 yields the protein MATKRSCVLRLYRDLIRESKKWNSYNYRMYALRKIRHEFHENKTLKDKDMIDECYNKGHEALEIIKRQALIGNLYCTRPLVIETMKDQDLSPCSEK
- the PheRS-m gene encoding phenylalanyl-tRNA synthetase, mitochondrial; this encodes MYTNIGRCSARIIFSRTFSVATQVEASNDITILNQKYPIDKWTNITPSIVAKLGKNLHITPYHPLSHIRQRIINYFYMQFHNRIGNPVFSVYDNISPIVTVAQNFDSLLVPKDHPSRSKTDCYYINQDTLLRAHTTAHQTELISMGLNNFIVIGDVYRRDEIDSTHYPIFHQADAVRLCTVDEVFQNVSSPDGLKLFEHRGIETHEKQGCHTLESVKIMEHELKTTLTGLAQAIFGPDATCRWVEQYFPFTHPSWELEVYYKDQWLEILGCGIMRQEILKNIGVTERIGWAFGLGLERIAQRLYDIPDIRLFWSTDSGFLNQFKVEDPNATIKYQPVSIYPQCKNDISFWLPQDQTYSSKDFYDLVRNIGGDRIEQVILKDEFVHPKTKRTSHCYTIIYRHMERTLSKREVNTIHSNIERLATEKLHIEVR
- the Syx16 gene encoding syntaxin 16 — encoded protein: MAMRNLTEPFILMRNNALQSKHIYAEQNLSDRMALVGSDSGTSDNVELKNVNLETNAPPVWTDALEETQYILSRLRIKIESLVELQSKQLTRPTLDDTSQEERQMEQLTREIGRAFSNGYHQVQTIKTEARHASNPTERRLAISAVMALSTALQELGLRYRSAQNYYLTQVKSREERSNQFFTEDQSIFLNNASTDTWLMESNEISTDSWHENEQRQNSVLLQLEDSEDRTKLALEREEQIGNIVQSIADLRHIFKDLATMVQDQGTILDRIDYNIEQTQIQVQEGYKQLKKADSYQRANKKLYCIVILAGAIILVSFFFVIFKT